The following DNA comes from Pseudomonas sp. Tri1.
AATGGGACTTCACAGCCACCCAGCATATGATCCTGGCCGACCTTGAAATCGATGGAACGCTGCGCAAGGTGCTGATGCAAGCACCGAAGAATGGCTTCTTTTACGTACTCGACCGTACCAATGGCAAGCTTCTCTCGGCCAAGAATTTTGTTCCGGTCAACTGGGCCAGTGGTATCGATCTACAGAGCGGTCGACCGATTTACACCGGCAAGGCCGATTATTCGACGGGCCCCAAGGTCGTACAACCGAGCTTTCTGGGCGGACATAACTGGCATCCCATGTCGTTCAATCCCAAAACTGGTTACGTCTATATCCCGGCGCAGTTGACCCTGGCTGAGCTCAAGGCTGCTGAGCGGCCGCAGTTCTTCCCAAACAAGTCGGTGGTCAACTTTGGCCTGGATGTGCCCGACCTGCCTGAAGACCCAAAACAGCTGAAACCGATCCGCGATGCGTGGTCCGGCGAATTGATCGCCTGGGATCCGGTCAAGCAGAAAGCAGCGTGGAAGCAAGCGTATATCAGCGCGGGAAATGGCGGCACGCTGAGTACCGCCGGAAACCTGGTTTTCCAAGGGACTGCTGATGGGCGAGTGGTTGCCTATAGCGCCGACAAAGGCAAGAAACTTTGGGAGCACAGGGCTAACTCCGGGGTGATGGCCGGGCCGGTCACTTACACCGTCAACGGGGAACAATACGTGGCTTTCTCCGTAGGTTGGGGTGGGATCATCCCGCGTTTGACCGCGCCTTTGACCAACAAGGGCAAGGTACTGGCAGAGTCGCGGGTCATCGCTTTCAAACTCGGGGCTAAGGTTGAGCTGCCACCGGCCAGGACAGCGCCGCCACTGCCGCAGACCGAACTGCAGCTCAAGGCCAGTCCGGAGCAACTGGTCCAGGCACGTTCCATGTTCAATGGCTTGTGTGCCGGCTGCCACGGACTCAACGCCATCGGCGGAGGCGAAGTTCCAGACCTGCGTTATTTGACCATGGACAAGCATGCGGCTTTCCCGGCGTTTCTCAGCGGTGCTCGAATGAGCGGTGGCATGCCGAGCTTTGCCGACATCCTCAAGCCTGACGATATGGAGCTCATCCGTCAGTACCTGGTCAAGCGTACCCACGATTTACAGGCCGAGCTCAAAGACTCCGCCCAACCCTGATCGACATTTAACGACGTCCGGTTGACGGCTCGCACGCGAGCCGTCCGGAAGCTGCTGCCAACAATAAAAATAATGAGGTCCAAGCCATGTCCAATTCCCCGATTCCCGTCGCTGGCTTCGCTATGTCCGGCTTGTGCAAAGTGGCTTCCCTAGCCACCGTCGCCGCACTGTCGTCAGCGGCACTGGCCGATGTAAAGCCTGACCCGGGCGACTATACCGCGTTACCCAAGGGCACCGATGTGGTCGTGCTGTACCAACAGAATCCGCGGGGTGACGAAGTTTATTCGGGCGGCCATAAAGTGGCCGATGACCTTGATTTGAGGATGAATGTGGGGGTACTGAGGCTGATCCATTTCACGGATTTTTTCGGCACCGGATACACCTGGGATCCGCAAATCGTGATCCCTTTCGGCTACCAGGAAGTGGGGTTGAGTGACAGCAAAACCTCTGGCCTGGGAGACATTACCTTCGGCGGTACGCTATGGACCATAGCCGACCTGGAACGTAATGAGCATCTGGGATGGTCGGTATTTTTTACCGCGCCTACCGGCAGTGACAAGGATGAAGGTTTTGCCTTGAGCAACAATCGTTGGGCGGTGGATTTCCAGGTGGGCTACATCAAGGGACTGACAGATAGGATTACCTGGGATGTGATCGCCGAAACCGAGTTCTACAGTGACCAGCGCAGCTCCGATTCGAAAAAAGATCCGCTGATTCAGTTACACAACCATTTGCGTTACAACTTCACCCCAGAGACTTACGCCGCGATTTCGTATCGGCACAATTGGGGGGCGAAGGAAACGCTCGACGGCACCACCCTGGCCACCAGCCATGACAACGGCACGGCAGGTTTCACGGTGGCGACCATGGTCAACAAGCGACTGCAACTGATGGGGCAGGTGATGCGCGATGTGACGGTGCGTGAGGGGGTGAAAATCGATAATTCGCTGCAGTTTCGACTGGCCTATTTCTACTGAGTTGTCAGCGGAAACAGGCCAGGGTGACGAACCTTTCAAAGAGCCAGACCTATTAAACCCTACAGAGGAACTCAATATGTGGACTAAACCAACCTATATCGATATGCACATTGGTTTCGAAGTGACCATGTACTTTGCCAACCGCTGAAAGCTTTTGGACAGAGTCCAGGTCCAGGCTATCCGACGGTAGACGTCGGATAGCCACCTGGCCCACCTGCCAACGGCACGGTGGCGGGCCAGTGAGCACGCTTGCCCACGTCAGTGGGAATGACGCGGCTCACCACTGCGGGCGATCACTCGCAGATGCAACGTGGCCGGCTCCAGGCAGCCCCCGGTGGACAGCTGTCCCACCAATTGTCGATACAGCTCCTGCCAAGGCGTCTGCGAGGGCGGGATGTTCGGCGTCCATTCGAGGCGGCGCCGGCTCATCTCGGCCTCGTCGATCAGCAGGTTCACGGTTCGCGTGTTCAGGTCGACTTTCAGCCGGTCGTTGGTTTTCAACAGTGCCAGGCCGCCACCCACGGCTGCTTCCGGGGACATGTTGAGGATCGATGGGCTTGCCGATGTGCCGCTCTGGCGACCGTCGCCGAGGCAGGGCAGGGAGTCGATGCCTTGTTTGATCAGTGCGGCCGGAGGGGCCATGTTCACCACTTCGGCGCTGCCAGGGTAGCCCACGGTGCCAACGCCGCGGATCACCAGGATGCAGCGCTCGTCGATGTCCAGCGCCGGATCGTCGATCCGGGCGTGGTAGTCCTCCGGTCCTTCGAACACGATGGCGCGGGCTTCGAAGCTATTCTCGGCGCCGGGCTCGGACAGGTAGGTCTTGCGGAATGCTTCGCCCACCACCGACATCTTCATGATCGCGCTGTCGAAGAAATTGCCGCTGAGCACGATGAACCCGGCACGGTGTTTGAGCGGGGTGTCGAAGGGGTAGATTACATCGGCGTTGCTGGTCAGGCTGCTGCGCACGATTTCGCCGATGGTCTTGCCGCTGACTGTGGCGCAGTCTTCATGCAGGCGTCCGGCCTTTTGCAGTTCATGCATGACCGCGGGCACGCCGCCGGCCCGATGGAAACCTTCACCCAGGTATTTGCCCGCCGGCATGCAATTGACCAGCAGCGGCACGTCCTCGCCGATCCGTTGCCAGTCATCCAGGCTCAGCTCGACGCCCATGTGCCGGGCAATGGCGATCAGGTGCGGCGGGCAATTGCTTGAGGCGCCCAGTGCCGAGGCGACGGCGATGGCGTTCTCGAAGGCTTCGCGGGTCATGATCTGTGATGGGCGGACGTCTTGCAGCACCAGTTCGCAGATGCGCTTGCCGGTGGCATAGGCCATTTGCCCGCGTTCGCGATAGGGCGCTGGAATGCTCGCGCAACCGGGCAGCGACATGCCCAGGGCTTCGGCCAGGGCGTTCATCGACAAGGCGGTGCCCATGGTGTTGCAGTGGCCCACCGACGGCGATGCGGCGGTGGTCATTTCCATGAAGCCTTCGTAATCGATTTCCCCGGC
Coding sequences within:
- a CDS encoding PQQ-dependent dehydrogenase, methanol/ethanol family, translated to MRTLPLPLLLGLPLLVSSLPGFADTQPLAARVDGVRIVQANNEPGNWMSHGRTYDEQRFSPLTTINDRNVKQLGMAWTQKLDIDLGTEATPIVVDGVMYTTGAFSIVYAIDAATGKRLWKYDPKVPPENLSQGCCGPVNRGVAVWNGKVYVASFDGRLIALDAATGQPVWSVDTIIDRSKSYSITGAPRIVKGKVLIGNGGAEFGVRGYVTAYDAETGQQDWRFYTVPGDPKLPPENPAMAMALKSWKGDGWVKWGGGGTVWDSMAYDPELDLLYIGTGNGSPWNYKFRTDGEGDNLFVSSIVALRPDSGEYVWHYQVTPKDQWDFTATQHMILADLEIDGTLRKVLMQAPKNGFFYVLDRTNGKLLSAKNFVPVNWASGIDLQSGRPIYTGKADYSTGPKVVQPSFLGGHNWHPMSFNPKTGYVYIPAQLTLAELKAAERPQFFPNKSVVNFGLDVPDLPEDPKQLKPIRDAWSGELIAWDPVKQKAAWKQAYISAGNGGTLSTAGNLVFQGTADGRVVAYSADKGKKLWEHRANSGVMAGPVTYTVNGEQYVAFSVGWGGIIPRLTAPLTNKGKVLAESRVIAFKLGAKVELPPARTAPPLPQTELQLKASPEQLVQARSMFNGLCAGCHGLNAIGGGEVPDLRYLTMDKHAAFPAFLSGARMSGGMPSFADILKPDDMELIRQYLVKRTHDLQAELKDSAQP
- a CDS encoding transporter, with translation MSNSPIPVAGFAMSGLCKVASLATVAALSSAALADVKPDPGDYTALPKGTDVVVLYQQNPRGDEVYSGGHKVADDLDLRMNVGVLRLIHFTDFFGTGYTWDPQIVIPFGYQEVGLSDSKTSGLGDITFGGTLWTIADLERNEHLGWSVFFTAPTGSDKDEGFALSNNRWAVDFQVGYIKGLTDRITWDVIAETEFYSDQRSSDSKKDPLIQLHNHLRYNFTPETYAAISYRHNWGAKETLDGTTLATSHDNGTAGFTVATMVNKRLQLMGQVMRDVTVREGVKIDNSLQFRLAYFY
- the pqqA gene encoding pyrroloquinoline quinone precursor peptide PqqA; translation: MWTKPTYIDMHIGFEVTMYFANR
- a CDS encoding IlvD/Edd family dehydratase, which produces MTDTPKRRLRSEQWFNDPAHADMTALYVERYMNYGMTREELQSGRPIIGIAQIGSDLTPCNRHHLELAQRVKAGIRDAGGIPMEFPVHPIAEQSRRPTAALDRNLAYLGLVEILHGYPLDGVVLTTGCDKTTPACLMAAATTDLPAIVLSGGPMLDGHHKGELIGSGTVLWHARNLMAAGEIDYEGFMEMTTAASPSVGHCNTMGTALSMNALAEALGMSLPGCASIPAPYRERGQMAYATGKRICELVLQDVRPSQIMTREAFENAIAVASALGASSNCPPHLIAIARHMGVELSLDDWQRIGEDVPLLVNCMPAGKYLGEGFHRAGGVPAVMHELQKAGRLHEDCATVSGKTIGEIVRSSLTSNADVIYPFDTPLKHRAGFIVLSGNFFDSAIMKMSVVGEAFRKTYLSEPGAENSFEARAIVFEGPEDYHARIDDPALDIDERCILVIRGVGTVGYPGSAEVVNMAPPAALIKQGIDSLPCLGDGRQSGTSASPSILNMSPEAAVGGGLALLKTNDRLKVDLNTRTVNLLIDEAEMSRRRLEWTPNIPPSQTPWQELYRQLVGQLSTGGCLEPATLHLRVIARSGEPRHSH